Proteins encoded in a region of the Candidatus Methylomirabilota bacterium genome:
- the pelG gene encoding exopolysaccharide Pel transporter PelG, which translates to MAGIGFRLKRLIAEESYGGWLRAHLYGAVLSSGPWLLSIFTLASLSLLSRHIVDDPARDVFRTIVAWTYSFSLVTTGAFQMLVTRQLADALYLGRLGLVVTAFRWTMGWTALAHLLVGAIFYGLAPGLQPGTRLFGVMLLVVVSSTWIAMIFVGAAQDYASVVAAFFMGNAVSAAAALGGGYLWGVEGYLGGFLLGQTAIVFVLAARIEREFPARGAAERLRFRRVLSKYGALAVAGICYNAAIVADRAVFWLSAEGRRVASWFWSSPYDTAVFLAYLSVVPSLTIFLVRVETDFYDRFREYYGAVSKHGTLGQVLQAKERMAQCLRESLRRVFLAQGPLSLGLVALAPWIASGLGLDRLQAAMLRPLLVGAALHVLALFGTIILLYFDRRRDAAEVSAIFLAANLTLTAATLWAGPRFYGQGYPLAALLAAGWAYHRLEQTLRDLEYLTFASQPMVPEDQPAAAS; encoded by the coding sequence ATGGCGGGAATAGGCTTCCGGCTGAAGCGGCTCATCGCCGAGGAGAGCTATGGGGGCTGGCTGCGCGCGCACCTCTACGGCGCCGTCCTGTCATCAGGCCCCTGGCTGCTCAGCATCTTCACGCTGGCCTCCCTGAGCCTGCTCTCCCGCCACATCGTCGACGATCCCGCCCGCGATGTCTTTCGCACCATCGTGGCGTGGACGTATTCGTTTTCCCTGGTCACCACGGGGGCGTTCCAGATGCTTGTCACGCGCCAGCTCGCCGACGCCCTCTATCTGGGGCGGCTCGGCCTCGTGGTGACGGCCTTTCGCTGGACCATGGGCTGGACGGCCCTCGCTCATCTGCTCGTGGGCGCGATCTTCTACGGTCTGGCCCCCGGCCTCCAGCCCGGCACGCGTCTCTTCGGCGTCATGCTGCTGGTCGTCGTGTCGTCGACGTGGATCGCCATGATCTTCGTGGGCGCCGCGCAGGACTACGCGAGCGTGGTCGCGGCCTTCTTCATGGGCAATGCCGTCTCGGCGGCCGCGGCCCTCGGCGGCGGCTATCTCTGGGGCGTCGAAGGATACCTGGGGGGCTTTCTGCTTGGCCAGACGGCCATCGTCTTCGTGCTCGCCGCCCGCATCGAGCGGGAGTTTCCCGCCCGCGGGGCGGCCGAGCGGCTCCGCTTCAGACGCGTCCTTTCGAAGTACGGGGCCCTCGCCGTGGCGGGCATCTGCTACAACGCGGCGATCGTGGCCGACCGCGCGGTATTCTGGCTCTCCGCCGAGGGCCGCCGCGTGGCGAGCTGGTTCTGGAGCTCGCCCTACGATACCGCGGTGTTCTTGGCCTATCTCTCCGTGGTGCCGTCGCTCACCATCTTCCTCGTCCGCGTCGAGACCGACTTCTACGACCGCTTCCGTGAGTACTACGGAGCCGTGAGCAAGCACGGCACCCTGGGCCAGGTGCTGCAGGCCAAGGAGCGGATGGCCCAATGCCTGCGCGAAAGCCTGCGTCGGGTCTTCCTCGCCCAGGGGCCGCTCTCGCTCGGGCTCGTTGCCCTCGCCCCCTGGATCGCCTCCGGTCTGGGCCTGGATCGTTTGCAGGCCGCCATGCTGCGGCCGCTCCTGGTGGGCGCGGCCCTGCACGTCCTGGCCCTCTTCGGCACCATCATCCTGCTCTACTTCGATCGGCGCCGCGACGCCGCCGAGGTGTCGGCCATCTTCCTCGCCGCCAATCTCACTCTGACCGCCGCCACGCTGTGGGCGGGCCCTCGCTTCTATGGACAGGGATATCCCCTGGCGGCTCTCCTGGCCGCGGGCTGGGCCTATCATCGGCTCGAGCAGACGCTGCGCGATCTCGAATACCTGACCTTCGCCTCCCAACCCATGGTCCCCGAGGACCAGCCGGCCGCCGCCTCGTGA
- a CDS encoding GAF domain-containing protein gives MSGALPRVEAYLLELAAGIIVLAIANVLFLPHDIGYLGWQPNPALALVAVIAARHGLREGIMAALVMSGLELACRLGRAEDLSWSMMRSLQTYVTPLLLLSTGFLLGAIRQERRRDTESLGRRVRELEDELADQAVRFMAASEAKHELERRVADEGASLSNLYAAAQALETLDIDRLYPAIPQTARRFLQADACQLYLLDGDVLRLRAAEGAPPPLTELNPGEGLAGLAIRQGKAQSLRDLMTVSTAEELQRAPFVMAAPLTGREGALLGCLTVTRLPFLRLNPVALDRLGLVANWAALAVDNARTHERTRARTIQDDLIRAYTYAYYQQRLEEEEARAARYDRPLSVVIFRIQRLELVAQARRAELGRVLSLVFNHALRDVDIVCRYATDDAFAVILPETGAEGAAVVAARIDREITAFQFAPYADEDRDLEFSVRVLPVREPGQSPRA, from the coding sequence GTGAGCGGCGCCCTCCCCCGCGTCGAAGCGTATCTTCTCGAGCTCGCCGCGGGGATCATCGTGCTCGCCATCGCCAATGTCCTCTTCCTGCCGCACGATATCGGCTATCTGGGCTGGCAGCCCAATCCCGCGCTCGCCCTGGTGGCCGTCATCGCGGCACGCCACGGGCTTCGCGAGGGGATCATGGCGGCGCTCGTGATGTCCGGTCTCGAGCTCGCGTGCCGGCTGGGCCGCGCCGAGGACCTGTCCTGGAGCATGATGCGGAGCCTGCAGACCTACGTCACCCCCCTCCTGCTGCTGAGCACGGGCTTCCTCCTGGGCGCGATCCGGCAGGAGCGCCGGCGAGACACGGAGAGCCTGGGACGGCGCGTGCGCGAGCTCGAGGACGAGCTCGCCGACCAGGCCGTCCGCTTCATGGCCGCCTCCGAGGCCAAGCACGAGCTCGAGAGGCGCGTGGCCGACGAGGGCGCCTCGCTCTCGAATCTCTATGCCGCCGCCCAGGCCCTCGAGACCCTCGACATCGATCGGCTCTACCCGGCCATTCCCCAGACGGCGCGGCGTTTCCTGCAGGCCGACGCCTGCCAGCTCTATCTGCTCGACGGCGACGTCTTGCGGCTGCGCGCCGCGGAAGGCGCGCCGCCGCCCCTCACGGAGCTCAACCCGGGCGAAGGGCTCGCGGGGCTGGCCATCCGTCAGGGTAAGGCGCAGAGCCTGCGCGATCTCATGACGGTCTCCACGGCCGAGGAGCTTCAGCGCGCGCCCTTTGTCATGGCGGCGCCGCTCACCGGCCGCGAGGGCGCCCTCCTGGGCTGCCTCACCGTGACCCGCCTGCCCTTCCTGCGTCTCAATCCCGTCGCCCTGGACCGGCTCGGACTCGTGGCCAACTGGGCGGCCCTCGCCGTGGACAATGCCAGGACACACGAGCGCACGCGCGCCCGCACCATCCAGGACGATCTCATTCGCGCCTATACGTATGCCTACTACCAGCAACGGCTCGAGGAGGAGGAGGCGCGCGCCGCGCGCTACGATCGGCCTCTCTCCGTGGTGATCTTCCGCATCCAGCGGCTCGAGCTCGTGGCGCAGGCGCGCCGGGCCGAGCTGGGGCGCGTGCTCTCGCTCGTCTTCAATCACGCGCTCCGGGACGTGGACATCGTCTGCCGCTACGCGACCGACGATGCCTTCGCCGTCATCCTGCCCGAGACGGGAGCCGAGGGCGCCGCGGTCGTGGCCGCCCGCATCGACCGCGAGATCACCGCCTTTCAGTTCGCGCCCTATGCCGACGAGGACCGCGACCTCGAGTTCTCGGTCCGCGTGCTGCCCGTGCGGGAGCCGGGGCAGAGTCCGCGGGCATGA
- the pelF gene encoding GT4 family glycosyltransferase PelF, producing MAERADVCLILEGTYPYVTGGVSAWIHQLLRALPEIRFALFHIGATAGTTPTAQYPLPSNVVSLSNLGLHGGDEPDAHGQPLEPEDWEVVRTFHDQLQDERTAGFAELMERIAPAPGRGPSGHDYLYGKPSWEVVRQIYEARAADVSFVDYYWTWRFTHLPMFRLMHAAFPEAAVYHTVSTGWAGLAATLAGVRTGRPMLLTEHGIYARERRSEIDQAEWIYVKRQGPMSLAVGPGFFKDLWTRLFVRLSQLTYEHADLIVTIFEGNRQAQIRDGADPAKTLVIPNGVDMEPLATLEPVGAAPGEFRVGFVGRIVPIKDVKTFIRAFKILVEHLPGARAVLAGPIDEDLDYVAECRTLAATLGIQDRIEITGTVDVREIYARLDAVALTSVSEGLPLVVLEAGAAGLPMVATDVGACRELLHGRDRLDRARGPSGLVTGVADPGATAEALLSLARDPGLRQEMGRVARERIRALYQERDLVASYRDIYRRLMAAAPDLPAARRTP from the coding sequence ATGGCTGAGAGGGCGGATGTCTGCCTGATTCTCGAAGGTACGTATCCGTATGTCACGGGAGGCGTGTCGGCCTGGATACACCAGCTGCTCCGTGCCCTGCCGGAGATCCGCTTCGCCCTCTTCCACATCGGCGCCACCGCGGGCACCACGCCCACCGCCCAGTATCCGCTGCCATCGAATGTGGTCAGCTTGTCGAATCTCGGCTTGCATGGCGGCGACGAGCCTGATGCGCATGGCCAGCCGCTCGAGCCCGAGGACTGGGAGGTGGTGCGGACTTTCCACGATCAGCTCCAGGACGAGCGGACGGCGGGATTCGCCGAGCTCATGGAGCGCATCGCTCCCGCCCCGGGTCGCGGGCCCTCGGGCCACGACTATCTCTATGGCAAGCCCTCCTGGGAAGTCGTCCGGCAGATCTATGAAGCGCGCGCCGCCGATGTCTCGTTCGTGGACTACTACTGGACCTGGCGCTTCACCCACTTGCCGATGTTCCGGCTCATGCACGCCGCGTTTCCCGAAGCCGCCGTCTATCACACGGTCTCCACGGGCTGGGCGGGGCTCGCCGCCACCCTGGCTGGCGTCCGGACGGGGCGCCCCATGTTGCTGACGGAGCACGGCATCTATGCGCGCGAGCGCCGGAGCGAGATCGACCAGGCCGAGTGGATCTACGTCAAGCGACAGGGCCCCATGAGCCTCGCCGTCGGGCCGGGGTTCTTCAAAGACCTCTGGACGCGGCTCTTCGTGCGGCTCTCCCAGCTCACCTACGAACACGCCGACCTGATCGTGACGATCTTCGAGGGCAATCGCCAGGCTCAGATCCGTGACGGCGCCGATCCGGCCAAGACCCTCGTCATTCCCAATGGCGTGGACATGGAGCCGCTGGCCACGCTCGAGCCGGTGGGCGCCGCGCCCGGCGAGTTCCGTGTCGGCTTCGTGGGGCGTATCGTGCCGATCAAGGACGTCAAGACCTTCATCCGCGCGTTCAAGATCCTCGTCGAGCACCTGCCGGGAGCGCGCGCGGTGCTGGCCGGGCCCATCGACGAGGATCTGGACTATGTCGCGGAGTGCCGGACCCTCGCCGCCACCCTCGGCATCCAGGATCGGATCGAGATCACGGGCACCGTGGATGTGCGGGAGATCTATGCGCGCCTCGACGCGGTCGCCCTCACCAGCGTGTCAGAGGGCCTGCCCCTCGTCGTGCTGGAAGCGGGGGCAGCCGGGCTTCCCATGGTCGCCACCGACGTGGGCGCCTGCCGGGAATTGCTGCACGGGCGGGATCGCCTCGACCGGGCGCGCGGGCCGAGCGGGCTGGTGACGGGGGTGGCCGACCCCGGCGCCACGGCCGAGGCCTTGCTTTCCCTCGCGCGCGATCCGGGCCTCCGTCAGGAGATGGGTCGCGTCGCTCGCGAGCGGATCCGCGCCCTCTACCAGGAGCGTGATCTCGTCGCGAGCTATCGCGACATCTACCGCCGCTTGATGGCGGCCGCTCCCGATCTCCCGGCCGCGAGAAGGACTCCCTGA
- a CDS encoding iron ABC transporter permease, protein MLLLLLGAAVVLPLVDTVIGAVAVDHRPTLAILGTVLARPLFLQALANTLVSGVLVVALGSLIAIPLALLTVRYDFPGRRLLTTLGLLPLVIPPFVGAIAFQQVLGREGMVNLFLLQRFGLSVPFMEGLRGVVLVQTLHYFPVIMVSTAAALSAIDRSLEEAAQMLGASGVRLHRRILLPLSLRGYAAGALLIFIRVIDDLGTPLMLDYTRLLAPQAYVRVTTAGLADEEASVICVVLLALSLGALGLFQRALGREELTAWGQSGKRPSIILAAGGAAGVWAIAALLLCPVLLPHLGVFLLSLSKVWDHTALPSAYTTAHYAEIFWRAPPVIWNTLRYAVLAACIDMGLGTVIAWLLLRGQTRGRAWLHALATMPLAVPGVVLAIGYLRIFHGWSVPGLDAPLTSTWLVLVAAYAVGRLPYTVRSSYAALQALPPALEEAAQGLGASRARAFRKITAPLMTRGLLVGGLLAFVSSASDLSSTLLLVPRPELGPLSYGIFVAMHSPGGRGPGAALGVIAIAIVAAGTGVAARLAFRAGGSART, encoded by the coding sequence ATGCTGCTCCTGCTCCTGGGAGCGGCCGTGGTCCTCCCGCTCGTCGACACCGTGATCGGCGCAGTGGCCGTCGACCACCGGCCGACGCTGGCCATCCTCGGGACCGTCTTGGCCAGGCCGCTCTTCTTGCAGGCCCTCGCGAACACCTTGGTTTCCGGCGTGCTCGTCGTGGCGCTCGGGAGTCTGATCGCCATCCCGCTGGCCTTGCTCACGGTCCGCTACGACTTTCCGGGACGACGGCTGCTGACCACCCTCGGGCTTCTGCCCCTCGTCATTCCCCCATTCGTCGGGGCCATCGCCTTCCAGCAGGTCCTGGGCCGGGAGGGCATGGTCAATCTCTTCCTGCTCCAGCGCTTCGGCCTGAGCGTTCCCTTCATGGAGGGGCTCCGCGGCGTCGTCCTGGTGCAGACCCTCCACTATTTCCCCGTCATCATGGTCAGCACGGCCGCGGCCTTGTCCGCTATCGATCGCTCGCTGGAGGAGGCCGCGCAGATGCTCGGCGCCTCGGGGGTGCGCCTCCACCGGCGCATCCTCTTGCCTCTGTCCCTGAGAGGCTACGCTGCCGGCGCCCTTTTGATTTTCATCCGCGTGATCGATGACCTGGGCACGCCGCTCATGCTCGACTACACGAGGCTCCTCGCCCCCCAGGCCTATGTGCGCGTGACCACCGCCGGCCTCGCCGACGAGGAGGCATCTGTCATCTGTGTCGTCCTGCTCGCGCTCTCGCTCGGGGCGCTCGGGCTCTTCCAGCGCGCCCTGGGGCGGGAGGAGTTGACGGCATGGGGCCAGAGCGGCAAGAGGCCTTCCATCATCCTGGCCGCCGGGGGCGCCGCGGGGGTATGGGCGATCGCGGCGTTGCTGTTGTGTCCAGTGCTCCTTCCCCACCTGGGCGTCTTTCTTCTTTCCCTTTCCAAGGTGTGGGACCACACGGCGCTTCCGAGCGCCTACACCACGGCCCACTACGCGGAAATTTTCTGGCGGGCGCCCCCCGTCATCTGGAACACGCTCCGCTACGCCGTGCTGGCCGCTTGCATCGACATGGGGCTGGGGACGGTGATCGCCTGGCTCCTGCTCAGAGGTCAAACCCGGGGACGCGCGTGGCTTCATGCCCTCGCGACCATGCCCCTGGCCGTGCCCGGGGTGGTGCTGGCCATCGGCTATCTGCGCATCTTCCACGGCTGGAGTGTTCCGGGCCTGGACGCGCCGCTGACCTCGACCTGGCTCGTACTCGTGGCCGCCTATGCCGTCGGGCGTCTGCCCTACACGGTGCGCAGCAGCTACGCGGCGCTCCAGGCGCTCCCGCCCGCGCTCGAAGAAGCGGCCCAGGGCCTTGGGGCCAGCCGCGCCCGGGCCTTTCGCAAGATCACGGCGCCCCTCATGACGCGAGGTCTCCTCGTGGGCGGCCTCCTCGCCTTCGTGAGCTCGGCATCGGATCTCTCGTCGACCCTCCTGCTCGTGCCGCGCCCGGAGCTGGGGCCGCTCTCCTACGGCATTTTCGTCGCCATGCACTCGCCCGGTGGCCGTGGCCCCGGCGCCGCGCTCGGCGTGATCGCCATCGCCATCGTGGCCGCGGGCACCGGGGTGGCCGCGCGGCTCGCCTTCCGCGCCGGCGGATCGGCGCGGACCTGA
- a CDS encoding HEAT repeat domain-containing protein yields MTRGLLAVLAALMEAGAGLALWAAGMGMLPLAAALHGLATLSAAWALAERTRPDERLYVFGTVLALPGLGLLGVAGVRLWAVLVPPTGIYEDMHSEMGDLPAPALPPESVDRVSEWVQQQVSVQPLADLIRAGDPRTQRWAIDLLGRRGDGAAVDLLREALGAADRDVQMAASAALQRVEERLTREIARGQERLREEPDSATAWHAFGEACRAYWGSHLLDPTMGQHWLGEAEAAYRRARARRPGWLPPTVGLVQTLMGLGKLHEAEALAREAEEATPSGTLDLLLAEVLFRERRWAELGRLARGAVAAGRQDERLAWWAGAEPPRGAQHG; encoded by the coding sequence ATGACCCGCGGCCTCCTGGCTGTCCTGGCCGCGCTGATGGAGGCGGGGGCCGGTCTCGCGCTCTGGGCCGCCGGCATGGGCATGCTTCCCCTGGCCGCCGCCCTCCATGGCCTGGCCACTCTGTCCGCCGCCTGGGCGCTGGCCGAGCGCACCCGGCCCGACGAGAGGCTCTATGTCTTCGGCACCGTGCTCGCTCTGCCTGGCCTGGGGCTGCTCGGCGTCGCCGGCGTTCGACTCTGGGCCGTGCTGGTCCCGCCCACGGGAATCTACGAAGACATGCACTCGGAGATGGGCGACCTGCCCGCGCCCGCCCTGCCGCCCGAGTCCGTGGACCGCGTCTCCGAGTGGGTACAGCAGCAGGTGTCCGTGCAGCCGCTCGCCGATCTCATTCGCGCGGGTGACCCTCGCACCCAGCGCTGGGCCATCGACCTGCTCGGCCGGCGAGGCGACGGCGCGGCCGTGGATCTGCTGCGCGAGGCGCTGGGGGCCGCCGACCGCGACGTGCAAATGGCGGCCTCCGCGGCCCTCCAGCGCGTCGAGGAACGACTGACGCGGGAGATCGCCCGCGGCCAGGAGCGCCTTCGAGAAGAGCCCGATTCGGCCACGGCATGGCACGCCTTCGGGGAAGCCTGCCGGGCCTACTGGGGCTCGCATCTCCTGGATCCGACCATGGGCCAGCACTGGCTCGGCGAGGCTGAAGCCGCGTACCGCCGGGCACGGGCGCGGCGGCCGGGCTGGCTGCCGCCCACCGTGGGACTGGTGCAGACGCTGATGGGGCTGGGCAAGCTGCACGAGGCCGAGGCCTTGGCGCGCGAGGCCGAGGAGGCGACGCCGTCGGGCACCCTCGATCTTCTGCTTGCCGAGGTGCTCTTCCGCGAGCGTCGATGGGCCGAGCTCGGCCGGCTGGCCCGCGGCGCCGTGGCGGCCGGCCGGCAGGACGAGCGTCTCGCCTGGTGGGCGGGCGCCGAGCCGCCGCGGGGGGCTCAACATGGCTGA
- a CDS encoding MFS transporter, with product MTAGRGRGLWALPLSMFIGTFAWSFIQVSLPFYIEKMSTLDAAGTLRWTGLILGISSLVTMVMAPFSARIFGERNPKRSYVATQMLQGGGFFLMAVSRTLTHLFFSRMLLGFMGAVSTFAFIMVGRRGGDVRRGISAIQSGMTLGQVMGPAAGALVAARLGFRLSFVMAGCMLWACSALVGWGVPSQEHRGSGHDRAQTASVREITTVCLLVLAASTQIFFLTAILPTILPPLGVPPARTLEVGGLLIMATGLAAALGSMAAPRLGEIVGDRTTIVWFLAASSLGLGGLALAPGVWSFGIVRFFQVLCIAPVFPLSVAAIAQRASGMTIGIVNSSRIAGGFIGPVLATTLLAWLPPAAVYLTVAALGLLVVPLVAGLGMRGRGGKEAGS from the coding sequence ATGACGGCGGGCCGGGGGCGGGGACTCTGGGCCTTGCCGCTGTCCATGTTCATCGGGACCTTTGCCTGGTCATTCATCCAGGTGAGCCTGCCCTTCTACATCGAGAAGATGTCGACCCTGGACGCGGCGGGGACTCTGCGCTGGACGGGGTTGATCCTGGGCATCAGCTCGCTCGTCACCATGGTCATGGCGCCGTTCTCGGCGCGCATCTTCGGGGAGCGCAATCCCAAGCGCTCCTATGTCGCCACCCAGATGCTCCAGGGCGGCGGTTTTTTTCTCATGGCGGTTTCCCGGACGCTGACGCATCTCTTCTTCTCGCGAATGCTCCTGGGCTTCATGGGCGCCGTCTCCACGTTCGCCTTCATCATGGTGGGGCGGCGCGGCGGCGATGTCCGGCGCGGCATATCGGCCATCCAGTCGGGCATGACCCTGGGGCAGGTGATGGGACCGGCCGCGGGCGCCCTGGTGGCGGCGCGCCTGGGCTTTCGCCTGTCCTTCGTGATGGCGGGTTGCATGCTCTGGGCGTGCTCGGCGCTGGTGGGCTGGGGTGTCCCTTCACAAGAGCATCGGGGGTCGGGGCATGATCGGGCCCAGACGGCATCCGTCCGCGAGATCACCACGGTGTGTCTGCTCGTGCTGGCCGCGTCGACCCAGATCTTCTTCCTCACGGCCATCTTGCCGACGATCCTCCCGCCGCTCGGCGTGCCCCCGGCCAGGACCCTGGAGGTGGGCGGGCTCCTCATCATGGCGACCGGCCTGGCCGCGGCCCTCGGCTCGATGGCCGCGCCGCGCCTCGGCGAGATCGTGGGCGATCGGACGACCATCGTCTGGTTTCTCGCGGCCTCGTCGCTCGGGCTGGGCGGGCTCGCCCTGGCTCCCGGCGTGTGGAGCTTCGGCATCGTGCGATTCTTCCAGGTGCTGTGCATCGCGCCGGTCTTTCCCCTGTCCGTGGCCGCCATCGCGCAGCGGGCGTCGGGAATGACCATCGGGATCGTGAACTCATCGCGGATCGCGGGCGGCTTCATCGGTCCCGTGCTCGCCACGACGCTTCTCGCGTGGCTGCCCCCGGCCGCCGTCTATTTGACCGTGGCCGCGCTGGGACTCCTGGTCGTGCCCCTGGTGGCCGGGCTCGGCATGCGGGGACGCGGGGGGAAGGAGGCAGGGTCGTGA